A region of the Microcoleus sp. bin38.metabat.b11b12b14.051 genome:
GAGATGTTAGCCATCCAAAAGATGCTTCGGCAAGCGTCTTTGAACTTGAAAAATAGATCGTAGCACCCCCGCGCCACCAATCCAATAATCTAAAATCGAAAAATAGAAAATCAGAAATTGATAATCTAAAATCGATCCGTAACCAATCTAAAATCTAAAATCTAAAATCTAAAATCAATTGTGCCATTACCAACCGTGATTTTGCCAGGATATTTTGCTGCTGCTTCAGACTATCGGGAATTAGAAAAATCTTTGGTCGATCACGGTTTCCCAACTGTAACAGTACCACTGGGCAAGGGAGATTGGTTGCCGACTTTCGGCGGGCGATCGATGGTGCCAATTTTGCGACAGCTCGATCGCACAGTCAAACAGATGTTACAGCAATACGGCTGCCAACAGATCAATCTCGTCGGTCATTCCGCCGGCGGCTGGATTTCTCGGATTTACTTGGGCGAAAAGCCTTACACGATTCACGGGGACGTGCTTGAGGATGCAGGTTTGTGGGAAGCTCACCCTTGTGTTAACACTTTAATTAGTTTAGGCACGCCACACGTCTCTCAAGAGCGCTGGACGCGCAAAAATCTAGATTTTGTCAAAATTCACTATCCGGGGGCTTTTCACCCGCAGGTGCGCTACGTCTGCGTTGCTGGAAAATCTGTTTTTGGCAAGCCTGGTTTCGGGAGTTGGCTATCGTACAAGAGTTACGAGTTGACTGTGGGGAAGGGCGATTGTTGGGGTGATGGAATTACGCCGATTGAAGCTGCTCATTTGGAGGGGGCGGAAAATTTGGTGTTGGAGGGTGTTTGGCATTCGCCTCGCTCTCGGGGAAAGTGGTATGGTTCGGCGGAGGTTTTGCCGGCTTGGATTGGGTATTTGCGGTAGAAATAAATTACCACAGGCGAGACGCCTGTTCCACAAAGGAAGATGCAGAAGGTTGAAGCGAGTCATCAGTCATCAGTCATCAGTCATTAGACTTCTTGCTTTCATTCACTTTGAATCCATTCAACAATCTGCGTCGATCTGTGTTTATCCGCCTTACATCTGCGGTTTCTGTGTTAATCTAAGACTTATGCAATTCAAGTCTATTGCTGGGAGAAAGCTTGAGAATTATCCGAGATGTCTGTTGATTTTTTTTCTCCGCAAGCCATCAACCAAAAACTCATCATTAGTCGATCGCCCGCAGCGACAAACTCATCCCGCGAAACCAAATAGCTTTCTATTTCTGACTCGGTAATCAATCCTTGTTTGACCATCTGTAAAATTGGCCCGGAGTCGAGCAAAGGTTCAAAGGCTTCAATTCCGATGATATCGCTGTGACTGACAACGGCTTCTAAATCCACGTTAACAAACCCAGCTTCTTTGAGAATGCGGCACAGATTTCGCCCGATCGACAAATTGCCATTCCGAGATGCGATCGCCTCCTTGAATTTCTCCCTGATAATCTCGACTGACAGCGGTGGATTTGTCAGCCAAAACAGATCCGCATCGCTATCGACTATCACCAGTTTACCACCTGGTTTCAAGATTCGGAATATTTCTCGGGCTGCTGCGACGGGATCGGGGAGGTGGACGAATAGCAAACGGGCGATCGCAAAGTCGAAAGTGTTATCATCCAAACCAGTATCCGCAACCGATGCTTGGACGTGATTTACTCGATCGCCCGCTTTGTCCTCTAAATATCCTACAGCTTTTTCGTGCAGTACCGGATCGATTTCTACCGCTGTTACTGAACTGTTTGGCAGCAATTCTAACAGTTTTTCACTAAAAAATCCCGGTCCGCTACCCGCTTCTAAAACATTCATCCCGTCGGCTAAACCGAACCACTTTAAAGTGCGTGCTTCTTTTTCCCAACTCAGGAGAACTTGAGCTTTTAACCGCTGGATTTCTGCCTCGAATTCTAGATTATAGGTGTTTGCTTGATAGGAACCTTTTCCTTGCATAGAATCATAAATAGGAATGATTTTACAACACAATCAACAGAATCGTTGTGGCATCGGATTGATTTTACCACAGAGAGCGCAGAGAACGCAGAGGAAGAGAAGACAGAGATGAATACAGGGCGATGATGTGCGGATTTTACAACACAATCAACAGAATTGTTGTGGCATCGGATTGATTTTACAACACAATTAACAGAATCGTTGTGGCATCGGATTGATTTTACCACAGAGAGCGCAGAGAACGCAGAGGAAGAGAAGACAGAGATGAATACAGGGCGATGATGTGCGGATTTTACAACACAATCAACAGAATCGTTGTGGCATCGGATTGATTTTACCACAGAGAGCGCAGAGAACGCAGAGGAAGAGAAGAGAGAGAGATGAATAATTCTGATGAAGTGCGGATTTTACAACAGAATCAACACGACTGCGCTTTAGTGCAATTCTCGTTGCTGACATCCACAACCACATTTGGCGGACAGATGCAGGACGAGAGACAGGTAATGGCTCTATTTTGACATACTCCCCGACCTGAAGGCACGGGGATTCTAATTCATGGTTCACAGAAGTCCACTTGCTATATTGGGTTGCCCTTCAATAGTAGAGGCGGTCTTCTCCCCATGCTTTCCCTCTTCCGAGGCGGCTCCTTCTTGCCCAGAAGTACCGTTTTTCTGCCACTCAGTACCCAGCAGATTCATTCCCTTTTGCAAAATATTAAGGGCTGCATTAGTATCCCGGCATATCTCAATCCCGCAATTAGGGCATGAATGAGTTCTGGTACTGAGGGCTTTCTTCACTCTATGACCGCAATTAGAGCAATCTTGAGAAGTATAGTTAGGCGATACCGCCACAACTGCTTTATCCCAAATCTTGCCATAGTAGTCTAGCCATTGAGTGAATTGATACCAACTAGCATCAGAAATTGACTTAGCCAAGTGATGATTTTTTACCATATTGGCAATCTTCAAATCTTCATAGACAACCACATCGTTAGAGTGGACTACGCACCGAGCTTGCTTAATTGCCCAGTCTTTACGCTGTCTTTGGATTTTTAGATGGATTTTACCCAGCCTTTTCCTTTGCTTGTGATAATTATTTGATTGGGGTTTAGCACCCTTAACAAATTTCTTACTCAGACGGCGTTGAGCTTTCTTGAGCCGCTTCTCTGCCTTCCGTAGGAATTGAGGGTATATTACGGCGTTGTCCTTTTGGTCTTTGGTGAAAAACTTTAACCCCAAATCTAACCCGACAACATCTCCTGTATATTTTCCTGTTTCCTTCCGGTCAGCATCAAAACAAAACTGAGCATAATAACCGTCTGCCCTTCTAACTACTCGCACCCGATTAATCTTCAATCTGTGCAAGTCTTCCTGAGTTTCATTGTTGCAAAATACAGAGAAAGTTCCAGCCTCAAAACCATCAGTGAAAGTAATTGATTTACAATCTTCTGAGAGTTTCCATCCTGAAACTTTATACTCTACTGAGCGACCATGTTTTTTAAACTTTGGATAGCCCTTCTTCCCCGCACCTTTTCTGCATCGTGAATAAAAAGTAGAGATAGCAGCCCAAGCCCGTTCAGCACTAGCTTGTCTAGCAGCAGAGTTTAACTTCTTTGCAAAAGGAAACTCCTTAGCTAAGTCCTTGCATAGGCTATACAAAACAGCTTTACTAACCTTTTGATTATCCATCCAAAAACGTACAGCTTTATTCCTAATGAACTGAGCTGTGCGAATAGCTTCATCAAGGGCTAAGTATTGCTCTTTTGTTCCGTTTTTTAGCTTGGCTTCTCTTACTATCATGTTCTAAGTATAGCATATTTATCTGGCATTGTAGTGGATAAATATAATAGAATAATCAAAGCCGTCCTAGAAGGACAGGGCTTTAGACCCAGTAATTTCGGTAATAAGAGGACGGATTACCTAAACTGACGATGTTGTGCGGCAACGAATTAACTATGCCCCAGATTTTAACTCAACCGGAGAAACGAACATTTTTAGTCGTGGACGATCATGCGATGGTTTTAGGCGGTACGCTTAATATTCTGAGGCATGAGTATCCAGAAGTAGAGATTGTGACAGCTTCAACGGCTCAGGAAGCCCTTGAGCAAATAGCGCAGACAACCCCGGATCTGGCGATCGTGGATTTGGTGATGCCGGAGGCGATCGGCGAAACTGCTCAGGCTAATTCAGGGCTTCAACTCCTCAAAAGGCTGATGGAGCAGTATCCAAGTTTGAATATTGTAGTGCAGAGCGCTCATGTTCGGACTTTAGTTTGGCTGAAACCTTCGATCGACAATCACATGGGCGGATTCACAGTTGTTGATAAGAGTCAGCCGATGAAAGATTTGCTGGCGATGGTCGATTGGGCCCTGCATGAGCGGATTTATACTCCCAGAGAGATCCGCAATGGGCTGCAACTCAAACCTGCCTGGATGGATGTGTTGCAATTTGCTTTTCACGAGAGTTTACAGGATATTGCGATCGCTAAACGAATGAATGTTTGTGAACGTACTGTGCAATACTACTGGACTAAGATTCGAGATGTGCTAGAAGTGTATCCCGAAGATGACAAAAATCTGCGGATTCAAACGGAAGTGCGGGCTAGGGAAGAAGGATTAATTGATTAGCGATCTCAGGGCATTGGGCATTGGGCATTGGGCATTGGGCATTGGGCATTGGGCATCGGGCATTGGGCATTGGGCAAATGTATTATGACTATTGAACCGGAAACGAGATGAAGCGCGATCGATGGCAAGCGGCGAAAACAGAGGTCACGACTTGGCGGCGCGGATCGCTTCCAGGGTTGATGGTGATTGTCGCTGTGATGATGGCTAGATTGAGCGGTGCGCTTCAGTTTTGGGAGTTGGTGACGTTTGATCGATTTTTGCTGCTGCGTCCTCCTGAGCCAATGGATGAACGGATTGTAATTGTTGGCATTACTGAGGAAGATATTCAACGCGCCAAAACTTATCCGATTCCCGATCGCGATATTGCCGATTTACTCAAACGGTTGCAGGCTTACGAACCGATCGCGATCGGGCTAGATATTGTCCGCGATATTCCGGTTGAACCGGGTAATGCTGAACTGACATCGGTGTTTCGCAGCAGCAAAAATACGATCGGAGTCGAGATTGCTCTGCCTGATCGCAGTGGCCTTACCGTGGAACCTCCGCCGGCACTACCACCGGAACAGGTTGGCTTTGCAGATACGGTTCTGGATGCCGATGGCTATCAGCGTCGCAGTTTATTGGGCACTGGCACTCACAAGTCCCCGCAGGATTACCGTTTGTCGTTTCCCCTACGGCTGGCAGAAAGCTATCTCGCGACAAAGGGAATTGAGCTAAAAGATGGAATTCGCGATCGATACGCGATGCGTTTTGGCAGCATTGAATTGACTAGAGTGCAGTCAAACTCTGGCGGATATGTGCGGGCGGATGCAGCCGGCAACCAGATTTTGCTGAATGTTCGCAGCGGGAAACTGCCGTTTCGCGTGCTTTCTCTAGCACAAATAAAATCGGGAAAGGTAAACCCGGATTGGATTCGAGGCAAGATTGTGCTGATTGGGATCATGTCTTTTAGCGCGAAGGATTTGGCAAGTTCAGGTGCGATCGCAGGTATCAATCCCGGACGGATTTACGGAGTCGAAATGCAGGCCCACGCTACCAGCCAGATTATTAGCGCGGTACTCGATCGGCGATCGTTGATTCGGGTTTGGGCGGATGGCTGGGAAACGCTCTGGATTGTGGTCTGGGGACTCTTGGGGATGAGTTTGGGACGATTTCTGCACTTGCCCTGGAAAATTTTGTTGGGGCTCTTAATCGCCAGTATTAGCCCGATCGCGATCTGTTACGGATTAATTCTGTTGGGGTGGTGGGTGCCGATCGTACCTGTGTTATTGGTGCTGGTGTTGAATGGGACTGGCTTGATGGCAGCGTTATTTTACCGCCACGAACAGGAACTCCGACTGCGGTTGGAAGAACGTCAATTTGCGATCGAGCAGACCTTTAATGCCATTCACAGCGGCCCGTTACAAACTTTGGTGGGAATTTTGAGAACCGCTCAGGGAGAAGCCACACCATCGCCATTTCTACCGGAGTTGCAACGCCTGAGTCACGAATTGCGGGCAGTTTACGGCTCTGTGCAACGAGATGCGATCGCCGATGAACCGAATTTGCGGATGGGAAGTGCGATCGAATTAGCCCTGCAAGCCCCGCTGCATGAATTGCTCTACAAAGTCTATTCCAACACGCTCGAACAAGAACTCCCCTACCTCAAAACCATCAAATTCAAAATAGTACAGTTCGATCCCTTCAACACCTTGCATCTGCGGTTGGAACACAAGCGATCACTCTGCCGTTTTCTCGAAGAAGCGCTCTGCAATGTCGGCAAACACGCGATCGAAGCGACTCGCTTAACTGTAATTTGTACTCAAGAAGGCGATCGACAAGTGATTCGAGTAGCAGATAATGGCAGGGGGAAACCGTCTGATACAGAAGCGATTAATTCCGCTAAAACGAACTGCGACAAAGAGATAATTGAAGATATCAACTCTAAACTTCAACCTTCAGGATTAGGCACAGAGTTGGCAAACAATTTAGCAAAACAATTAGGCGGAACATTTCGGCGCTACCCGAATCAACCGAGGGGAATAGTGTGCGAATTAACCTGGTCAGCCAAACGGCGGTGGTTCTGGTGATTGATTCCTCAGAGTTAGGGAATTACTCATCTCTCCCTTCTCTTCCTCTGTGTCCTCTGCGCTCTCTGCGGTTAAAAAAATCCGATCCAAATTGACATCACATTTCCAATATCTTTGCACCTTCCCGCAAACAAAGCTTGCGGGCAGTCCTCTATTATGTTTTTCTATTGCTAATTAAAGTAAAAAATAACTACAGAGAGAATTCAGATGATAACTCACGGATTGAAACGTCGAACCATTTACTCTGCGGGCATTACGAGTTTAATCCTGAGTGTTTCGTTTTGGATCGCTCCTGTAGCCCTGGCACAATACACTCCCCCTAAAAAGCCTTCTGCGCCGAAAGAAACCGGGACAAACACGACTCGCGATCGCACTTGCGAAGCCAATTCATCGGTGAGATTGACTGCCTTAGTGCCGTTTAGCCATGTGGGAGAGACGATTTCTGGGCATCCGACTTTTACCTGGTTTGTACCCGATCGCACTTCTCGTCCGTTGCAATTCCGGCTGTTTACTCGCAGGGGACAACTGCTCTACCAAACCGACATGGAGAGTCAGCCAGGAATTATGTCGGTTGCTTTGCCCCCAAATCTGCCTCAACTGTCGATCGGGCAATCCTATCAGTGGCAAGTCGTGTTGTTGTGCGATCGGAATGTTCCTTCGAGGAATGTGGTAGC
Encoded here:
- a CDS encoding class I SAM-dependent methyltransferase, whose product is MQGKGSYQANTYNLEFEAEIQRLKAQVLLSWEKEARTLKWFGLADGMNVLEAGSGPGFFSEKLLELLPNSSVTAVEIDPVLHEKAVGYLEDKAGDRVNHVQASVADTGLDDNTFDFAIARLLFVHLPDPVAAAREIFRILKPGGKLVIVDSDADLFWLTNPPLSVEIIREKFKEAIASRNGNLSIGRNLCRILKEAGFVNVDLEAVVSHSDIIGIEAFEPLLDSGPILQMVKQGLITESEIESYLVSRDEFVAAGDRLMMSFWLMACGEKKSTDISDNSQAFSQQ
- a CDS encoding response regulator transcription factor; protein product: MPQILTQPEKRTFLVVDDHAMVLGGTLNILRHEYPEVEIVTASTAQEALEQIAQTTPDLAIVDLVMPEAIGETAQANSGLQLLKRLMEQYPSLNIVVQSAHVRTLVWLKPSIDNHMGGFTVVDKSQPMKDLLAMVDWALHERIYTPREIRNGLQLKPAWMDVLQFAFHESLQDIAIAKRMNVCERTVQYYWTKIRDVLEVYPEDDKNLRIQTEVRAREEGLID
- a CDS encoding transposase, with product MIVREAKLKNGTKEQYLALDEAIRTAQFIRNKAVRFWMDNQKVSKAVLYSLCKDLAKEFPFAKKLNSAARQASAERAWAAISTFYSRCRKGAGKKGYPKFKKHGRSVEYKVSGWKLSEDCKSITFTDGFEAGTFSVFCNNETQEDLHRLKINRVRVVRRADGYYAQFCFDADRKETGKYTGDVVGLDLGLKFFTKDQKDNAVIYPQFLRKAEKRLKKAQRRLSKKFVKGAKPQSNNYHKQRKRLGKIHLKIQRQRKDWAIKQARCVVHSNDVVVYEDLKIANMVKNHHLAKSISDASWYQFTQWLDYYGKIWDKAVVAVSPNYTSQDCSNCGHRVKKALSTRTHSCPNCGIEICRDTNAALNILQKGMNLLGTEWQKNGTSGQEGAASEEGKHGEKTASTIEGQPNIASGLL
- a CDS encoding CHASE2 domain-containing protein, with protein sequence MKRDRWQAAKTEVTTWRRGSLPGLMVIVAVMMARLSGALQFWELVTFDRFLLLRPPEPMDERIVIVGITEEDIQRAKTYPIPDRDIADLLKRLQAYEPIAIGLDIVRDIPVEPGNAELTSVFRSSKNTIGVEIALPDRSGLTVEPPPALPPEQVGFADTVLDADGYQRRSLLGTGTHKSPQDYRLSFPLRLAESYLATKGIELKDGIRDRYAMRFGSIELTRVQSNSGGYVRADAAGNQILLNVRSGKLPFRVLSLAQIKSGKVNPDWIRGKIVLIGIMSFSAKDLASSGAIAGINPGRIYGVEMQAHATSQIISAVLDRRSLIRVWADGWETLWIVVWGLLGMSLGRFLHLPWKILLGLLIASISPIAICYGLILLGWWVPIVPVLLVLVLNGTGLMAALFYRHEQELRLRLEERQFAIEQTFNAIHSGPLQTLVGILRTAQGEATPSPFLPELQRLSHELRAVYGSVQRDAIADEPNLRMGSAIELALQAPLHELLYKVYSNTLEQELPYLKTIKFKIVQFDPFNTLHLRLEHKRSLCRFLEEALCNVGKHAIEATRLTVICTQEGDRQVIRVADNGRGKPSDTEAINSAKTNCDKEIIEDINSKLQPSGLGTELANNLAKQLGGTFRRYPNQPRGIVCELTWSAKRRWFW
- a CDS encoding alpha/beta hydrolase; this translates as MPLPTVILPGYFAAASDYRELEKSLVDHGFPTVTVPLGKGDWLPTFGGRSMVPILRQLDRTVKQMLQQYGCQQINLVGHSAGGWISRIYLGEKPYTIHGDVLEDAGLWEAHPCVNTLISLGTPHVSQERWTRKNLDFVKIHYPGAFHPQVRYVCVAGKSVFGKPGFGSWLSYKSYELTVGKGDCWGDGITPIEAAHLEGAENLVLEGVWHSPRSRGKWYGSAEVLPAWIGYLR
- a CDS encoding DUF928 domain-containing protein — encoded protein: MITHGLKRRTIYSAGITSLILSVSFWIAPVALAQYTPPKKPSAPKETGTNTTRDRTCEANSSVRLTALVPFSHVGETISGHPTFTWFVPDRTSRPLQFRLFTRRGQLLYQTDMESQPGIMSVALPPNLPQLSIGQSYQWQVVLLCDRNVPSRNVVATAEIQVVQPAESLQTQLAAASTPQQRIDLYAKAGLWYDAIAEARKTSETSQNQTPMLELLDSLASSEAAPLKDWSDRLRQIRAIEQQRQAPQPKP